Within the Carassius gibelio isolate Cgi1373 ecotype wild population from Czech Republic chromosome B4, carGib1.2-hapl.c, whole genome shotgun sequence genome, the region CAACTAGAGCTTCCACAGAACTACCGTAGTACCTACACTGAAAGAGAAGCCTGGACCACAAGCAGTGAGCTTGGACCATGTGTCacagtttaacatttacaaaaaGCCATTGATCACTCACTCAAAATGGCTGTCCCTTGTGATGGATCCAAGTGGTCCAACCCCCACTTCATACGAGGAGGTCATCTGGTTCTCATACACGACATAACCATTGTCCTCCTGCAAACAGCTACACTGTTGAAATCCAGTAGATGGCAAGCCATGTAGAATAAAAGCAGACCACTCACCATCATTCTCGTGCCACAGGCAGACACAGGAAACTGGTATATAGCAAAGGAAGCTGTGGATCCCACAGGAGCACATGGTGGGTCACTTCCCAGTAGATGGACTGAATCCAGACTCAGTCGTGGCAGTGTAGTATCTTTAGCTaccactaccacaaactgaccatctcttATACACTGGACAGTCACTGGAACAAAAAGGCACAAGAGCTGGTTAGGGTTGAGAAATCGATTTAAACAACGCGCTTCTAAATAAGATGCTCAAgttcacagcaatgccatagaatcatttttggttccataaagaaccagcTTACCctcttttattttaaagaatctttTCTCAAAGCTTTTGTTTAACAGGTTCTTTATTGAATCACTTAGACAAAAACTAGTTCTACAGGATCGTGAAACACCTTTTTTTCTAAGAATAAAATAGGATAACACTAACTTAACATGCTTACCTGCCTTCCCATAGTAACACTGCTGTCCATTAGAGCAGCATTTGATAGCTTCACACTCAGTAGCACTGATGCCAGGTTGTCCacattggatctgctcagaatcagTTACAGCACATTTATCAAGAGGCTCTGCTTGTGCCActggcttctgaagtggaaaccTGTGGGAATACTGCTGATTACTCTGAAGTCGCTTGTCAGCTTGCTGAAGCATCTGAACTTGAGATTTCTGGGGTGAACTACGCCACTGTGGACCAGCATGGCAGAAAGCACACAATGCCAGGACTTGAACCAAACACCACCTTACAGCCATCATTCAACAGTTTGTCTTACTATTGAGATACTGCCCAATTGGTCTTTTTGTACTCTACTGATTTCAGCTAATTGAcgatagtccctccctcttcattaATGGTCATGTTTCTCCAGACTTGCACAAATGGGAGCACAACTGGGTGAATCTCATTGATTCAATTGTCcatacataaaaacacaaacttGAGCTTAATTGAAAGTAGAATACTAGTATTATTTCTGCCATGTTGAATTCAGCCTTGCTTTTATCTTTCATTagctgaatttaatttaatttaataaatgttttgacaATTATGAATTGAAACACGTCTTGGAATTTACAGGCCAGTATTTTCGGACTTACTCAAAAGAAAGTTGCTTTAACACACTCATGATAACTTTGAAGCTTTGAGTAATTCTTGAATCCTGTCCCAGCAAAAGCTGCCCTATTATTAAAtgttgcattaaaataattaaattacagttattctacattacatattataatataaGTGATTTTAATATACTGCACATACTGCAATATCAATATACTTAGGTAtagacaaaaatattatttaccagGGTGCAGGTTAGCCCTTCACTCATGAGGAAATTATATACCTCATAAATGTATTGAACtaattattgtaatatgtttCTTATCAGAGGTTCCaccaaggcttttttttttgtctctaatTACCTAAACCTATTTACAACCATCACCTTTTTCTGAAGTAAGAAAtgcttgtaaaaataaaattagatttaatCATAACATAAAAAGGTCATAATTATGGCAGAAAATATCAAAGCAATGAGATACTTAATCGTAAATAGGATTTTTATGGCAgaattatgatttaccaaagcatgattttcaaaattatgaaaaagtcATAATGAGATAAAAATAATTATGAGATGAAAGTCATAATTATATTTGTCAAAAATGTTTATCATAATTTCAAAATTAAGATTCCAatcatgagataaaaagtcaaaactgAGATAAAGTCACAATCatgacataaaaagaaaaaaaaaatcataattttaagtATGTCGAATTATAATTGaacaaagcattatttttttaaattgaataccAATGATAATTAGATAAAAAGTCCAAATCGAGTTAGAAACTTGActttttatataatcatttaaactaATTCATAATTATCACTTTTTGTGTCATAAATATGCCAatatctcataatttcaactttgtcataattatgatttttttttatatcataattatgacttatgtACATAATTTAGAAAATTGACATACCAATCATAATAAAAATTTCCTAATTCTAACCTTTTATCTAATAATTTCAACtgtataattatgactttttataatatataaataactgttttatcttataatcacattttgtcataattgttttttatgtcataattatgtctTTTTATGCCATAATGTTGAGAATGAGAACAGCTAGAAATTACCCAGAGCTCCCTATAAAACACCTAAAAAGATTTAGAACATCTTtgtaactgcatagcaacatccTACCATTGTGTCGGTGAGTTTGTGCGAACGCATCTAGTTTATGTTTATTTGCAGTGGATTCACTGCAGTGTTTGTTTATGAAAGTGCAGGACCAACTGCAGTGTATGATATATCTGTGGGAATTGAGCAGGCTCTAGCCTCAGGAAAGGCAGGAATGGGTTCCACCCTGTCTAGACGAGTGAAAATGTATTGATGCATCTCATTTACAGTCTCAAGCTCTATAGCAGCATGCCCATGAATGCTTGTCTTGTCATATGTTTATTCTAATAGTGTCCCCCAGGTAAATGCATGGCATACTGGAACTCATGTAGTAACGATGTGCGTGCAGTCACCCAGAAATCCTACAGCAGTCAGGAAATACTGGACATCTGGTGATCTGAATCTGTCTTTCACCCTCAGCACTTTAGTTATTGTCGGTCTGCATGGTGCAACGCCCATGAGAGGGGTCGGAGATTGTGAAAATGGAGAGTCATTACTCTTTAACACTTCCTCTCCATCTTAGTCTTTCTCTTTTTGTTCAAGTGGAACGTTCACTCAAGGGAGCCAGCTGTGGATTTTTTACTATAGGAGCATGCAGTGAGccttatattttcactttttctcTTACGCACTCTTGTTCTGTTCCATTTCGTTTGTATATGACATTTCAGAGCTTAAAGAGCTCACTTCATCATTTGCCCGAAGGATGGCTATTGCATTGCCCCTTTTAATGTAGAATAAATGTTGCCAGTGCCATTGAGCAGTATGATATATTTACCATTTTCTCACTTCATTTTTGTATGCAACTGGTGAAAGCTTATTAAAAAGTTACCagaaatttaaattatttgtccAGTCATCTACACTTAGGCCTTATAACCAACAAAGCATGTCACGTTTTTCCACTTCATTAGGATTTCTGGGATATTTTTTCTATTCAAGTACAAGAAAGTAAAGAAGTTTTacttctttaatattttaatattttagtgaaaaaataataataacataggtgtcactgatcaatttaataattaaattatgaataaatagcTTTTATTTACAATTGCCATTGTTtctaaaccataaaaaaacactaaacaagGACACAGCAGGCAAAACTTTAGCATAGGGATTAATTCTCACTATTGACTAGTTGCTTATCAGCATGCCTATTAAAATAGttactgattattaatattataaagcacatattctgcatgatcatattctacatccctaatcctgcaatatttaattttaacagcTATCTTactaactaataataagcagcaaattaggagcttATTGAGGGAaaatgtcatagttaatggttCGTTAATGACgcgaactggaccttaaaataaagtgtgaccatgttttttttatggtgtattttaatgaatgagttttaaaaatcctttttttagTCCTCTATAGTTTCTCCTGTCATGGAGCACTTCTCTCAACCAGGATCACTCAATAGTATGTGTCTTAACTAAATATGCTGTTTAAGTCTATTTTGTATTGTATGAGGGCTTCAGGTGGTTTCCCTGTGGCTTATTGGATTTGCCTATAATTTGTTTGTGGCTGCCGTAGTATTTGTGTGAGACTGAATCTTGAGTGAATAAAGGGTAATCCAGTAAGAGCGTGTCTGAGTGGGCCAACAAATCAAGCAGATTTTCTGCCAGAGGTTAAGACTGACACTTGATCTGAAAACACTTGACTTGAGATTCTCTTTGCCATCATATAGAGTGAATTGTAAGATATTATAGCAGCACTGgggatagatagattagatagatagatagatagatagatagatagatagatagatagatagatagatagatagatagatagatagatagatagatagatagatagatagatagatagatagatagatagatagatagtaggggtgctccgatcacgatcggccgatcgttatgcgcatctcgtcagtaaagccggttatttaatcagcggttaattccatcaggtgcgtgatttcacatagagcagctgtcactaaacagagccattgttaatagagaagatgcgcaaatccacttcattttcagcgtttattggcgcatcttctcagttaacaacggctctgtgtagtaacagctgctctgtgtgaaatcacgcacctgatggaattaaccgctgattagagaaccggcttaagtgacgagatgcgcataacgatcggccgatcgtgatcggagcacccctaatagatagatagatagatagatagatagatagatagatagaacaatgtGTCCTACTGCTGCTGTTgaattgtgtgtgcgtgtgtgtgagaagcTCCATTGCTTCCTTACAGCCATGTCAATTTGTCACTCCTCCATGGCTGTCTCCTTGTTCACATACCCTTGCTCAAGGATGAATGATTCATCGGTCTGAATTTATCCGATTAGCAGGTACATTTAGGTCGATTTTGAAATTAAATCACCTGCAGAGAAAGACATATGCCTTACTTGTGTTGGGACAGTTTACTTTGAGTGGAACTTTTTTGACAGACACGGAAAAAGCTGTTTCTCGGCCAAGAGATCTGATCCCAGTTCTGTGAGAGACATGTCTGAGTCAAGCACCATATCTATTGTGTCTCGTGTTGCTGGATATCAGTGATAAGCAGTgttgtagagagagagagaggataatTTTGGGTGAAGCTTCCTGTGAGGAGCATGTTCGTTGAGGAAAGCGGTTGTGCGGTTGTATTTGTGGTTGATGATTCATATTTCCTCATGAGGATGTCATTCAAGGATCTGAAGTCCTCCGCTTTAATTTGTTATTCCTAAAGCTTGTGCGATCAAAACTAATTAATTTCTGAAACTCTCAATGAAAGTGTGGCACCTCCTCCCACAAGGGTGCTTTTAGTGCATAACAGTTTGGCATCTGACTGAAGCTAATGGTTTAGCAAAACTGTGTGCCAGAAGTgtcatgggaaatatgatttttctTGCATGTGAAGATGAAGGCTTTGTTTAGAATTGTAGCATACTTCATTCAGTGTGTGCTGAAAATGACctattttgtgtaaaaatatgcAGTGTTGAAGAGAATGCATTATACAGGTATGGAAAAAGGAAACGGTCCttatcctccataaaatgcacttgacacatctgaatatttagtttgaactgttctggaacattgttgaaatacaacttatccactgatttctagttgtgtcctcttttggaaggtcaaacaaagtagtttcgctttcacaacgacacacagcgtctccacgacGTGGGAGCAGcggcaacagagagaataaaagttactcCCTCTTTCcttgcatgaacatttggccagtgttatgcaaatcttccaacaCCGTGACCtaaacatgtgggggcgtgtcaaAACGactgttttaggagggtgtggttgactcttaacttttataaagaatatctctctggatttgagacttaagtctttgcaactttccagatcttctttatgcaccaagagcttttaacactccaaagagaaaggaaaacctgaaatcccatcatatgacccctttaaacatgtTAAAATTGTGTTATAGAGTATCTGTGTATTTAGTGTGCTTGTATTTGCTTCCAAAAGACAGATATCAggagatataaataaaaacagctcaAGAAAGTGCTTTGATGATTCACTGGAAAAAGATCGACCACAATCAAtacaaaatatgtgtgtgtgattcaggGAGTCTGTCTCTTATTCATTTCAACTGTAATTGCAGAAGGCCATGGACAAAGGAAGATGGACTTCTTTTATGCACTCAAACTTTTATACACAATTAAGATGTATTCCATTGAACCTGACTAGTTCTTTGAATATTTATACATAATGTAATGAACAGTTTCTATTCATAATGTTGAATGAGCACAATAGGTACTGATTAAATTCTGCTCTTACACCTCAAGGTATGAGGCGAAAACAAAATGTGACCTCTAGTTTAAATTCGTTCAGCGTGTACACGTTTATGATTAATAACTCGGTAGATGTGACAAGCTTAATTGTTAGTGTTattggaattaaaaatgtttgcCCACTTGCTCTCAGATTAGGATTTGATGTTcaaattgttaattatttaaccctgcacaaaaaaaaaggttgatgTAGAAAAGAGCtgtttgttctttctttcatttGTATCTGCTCAAATTGAGCTTCAGGCAGATGGTTTTCTGTCGTCATTTCTATGAATCACACCCTTTCACAGTGAAGATGTCGTTTATCAAAATCTGCCCACCTCTTGTTACCATGTGGGTTATTAAGATTTATCTTCAGTGGAATGTAGACTTCTTTTGTTAAGAAAAATAACTTAGGACTGCTCTACTTTCAGCTTTCTCGCAGTACTTCCACCATTCTGGCATCAAGCTGTTTGTGGTCAGCAACGCCTGCCAATGAAGAACAGCAACATCTAAAGCTTGACCTCTGACATCATCAGCACAGTCATGTGATTCTAAACTCATAAGGTTAAAAATTCTTCAACAGAGAGTTCTTAATTATGAACCAACCAAGCCAATAACATTAGAACATTTGATTTGAagcaataaaaatagtttttcaagACCAAATGAATTAGCAATGTTGCATTTTTATTGATTTGTCCCGCCTTACAAATTATAGGAGAAACATATGAGACAACTTTGATAGCTAAATTTAGAGTCAACTAGGGCATGTGATGATGGGGAAAAAATGGCTAATATATGAATGGATAATTTTTCAGTGCTTTGGTGTTCACTTACAGAAGTTTTGCTTTCTCTCGCAAACATAAaagaaactttgcattcactAATAAAACTTTTCACGTGCTCTCAAAAACGTTTTGTGTTCCTCTGAAAAACTTTGCATTTGTTTGCACAACTTTTCGAGCGCTCTCACATAAGTATTGCGTTCCCCAAGATACCTTGCATTTGCCTTCAAAACTTTTTATGTGCCTTCGCAAAACTATTTACTTTTCCCAGAGAAACTTTTCAGTTGCTCGCAAAAGAAATATCGTTTTTCTGCTCACCTTATATTACAGTATTTCCATCACAAGAGTCTTGCGAGTGAACGCAAACTCTCTCCAGGGAATGCAGAAGTTTTTTGAGAAATTGCAATAGCATTGAAATATCATTTTTCGTCCAATCTCATATTTTCCCCATCATCATGTACCTTCAGGGGCTCCATACATAAATGTACCATAACTGAGAATGTAATTAAGAACTCCATCTAAATCAATATAGTTTACTTCCagggtgttctgttattggactattttatatatatatatatatatatatatataaaggttgaTTTCTTGGCttcaaatatatgttttgttatgttatgttatttatggaaacatcatgtgtgtgtgtttagggtgATTTTGAAGAAAGTGTTCAGTAATTAGAAGTTAAAGGAGTACAGTTCTTCCTCTGCGGAATCTCAGAAAGACTCAGATAAGGGCCTTCATGTGCCACATCGTGTCCACTCACAAATAAAACCTATCTTCCCTTTGACTCACTGTCAGCttcttctctcctcctcctctttcccACACGTCTTAACTTCCTCCCTGCATCTGTCTGTTTTAATTAATGCCTACTGTATTATCTGAAGTACGTGAGTCCTGTTGTTGGCTTGGCATGGAACTGAGGAGGCTTTGTTTACCAGAGCCGTATCTGCTTGTTGAGAGCTCACGTGATTAAATAAGTTGATTAActcaaaaaaagcacaaaacaagtCTGATTGGAGGTCAGGGCTTGAATGGATGTCAAGATTTGTACCTAGAATAGGTCTCTTTCACCGAAAGAGCACTGATTAAGAAAGCTTCAGTGTAGCTTTGAGTGTTATGTTTCATGTAAAACAGGTAAAACCATTTTAGAATATCCAGTATTATctatatatgtaaattattttgGTGTAATAGCCTTACTGTATCACACGTTTGCTTTCAATAGTGATATTTGGTTGAATGAATGGCAGCCATGAATGGCTAAGAGATTCTGCACTTTAAATGATTTGTGGTTGTCTAATTAATCAAAATCTATGTAAACGAACTTTGAATGAATGGTGTAGGGTATGGAGTGTTGGATGAGGGCTTCAGGATGGGTCTGTGGTCTACAGTGGGACAATGGGTGGACTGGTATTTAGGCCTTTGGGCCCATGTGAGGAGCACTTCTCTGCATACATTACCGTGAAAGATGGGCCGTCATTGTTCTCACATGAAAGGAATGCACAGTTATTCTAATGTGGGAAAGGGGATCACTCTCCTTCTTTTACCTCTCTGCCCCGTTCCTCTATACATTGTAGATATGCTGCTCTTTGTGAACCCTGTACTGTATGTGAATATAACTGTTTGCAGTATAGGTGTACAGTACCCAATTTACTTTGTTAATGTAAATGTCATTGGTTTTATGTTTGTGGTTCATTAGTGAACAGTATTCTAAAGAAAATGATTTGTCCTTTGTAGAGTTCAATCAACTTCTTCTAAAACAACGTTCCTTTTCAGTTTGTTCCACTTAGCTATATCTGCATAGTTTTATCAATTCACTTTAAGTCTGAATCAGTTTTGGTTCATAGCTCCCATTGTTTTACTCAAAATGCTTAAACATTGCAAAAACACAATAGGTGGCAATTTACATTGACTTTACAACATTTGCTACATTTGAGGGATTTAGTAAGAAATAAAAATTGCTTTcagtaaacaataaataataaaagtgcaaTATATACTCAAATTACATGGCTGAAAATGATCAATTAGAGCTAAGTAGACAAAACACAAGCAAGCAGTTTATTCTGGTGGAGCTTGTTTTTTAAATTCTGAGTCTTTTAATGTCTCTTTTTCTCACTTGCTTCCTCTTTTTAAGCCTCTCACTCTTTCATGCTCCTTTAATCGAGGTCTGAAATTTATATTCTATGCTGTTGGCTGGTAGAGAAGTTCAGCCATCGACTTATGTAGGTCAGAAGGTTTAATTGGATCTCACTTTATTGAGATGGAGCCCTTTGTCTAAATGTGTGTGgatgcatgtgcacacacactctGCAAATTGAAGGCCGCTGTAATTTCGAAAAAACAATATAATCTTTCCCGCATTGCTGGTCCCAGTGCTTAGCGTCCTACAGGAGATGAAAGGATGGAATGCAAAGCAAGCCGAGAGTTTGAGGTTTTGAAGTACACTGAGAAATTTCCCCAAGTTGCTGTCAGTAAATGCACTGCAGCGTAACCATTATAGACTCCAACATTTAAATCAAAACACTCTGGGAGTCTTATCCGGTATGAGGAGGTATTGGTTTGTTGTTTATAAACAGAAGGAGAAATTAAACTTTGTATTACAATGTTAAAACATATAATTGGTTGATACCATCAAAGGGTTCATCTTGCAGAAACTTCATAAGTGCGCAATGCGAAATGTTAAAGATGTTTTTGGCAACAATGGGCACTTACAAATCACTTTTAAACAAAATGCGTTTGTGTTAAATTAACTTTATCTTATGGTCTTTGTCATTCATTCAGATCACTTCATTGTAGCACATTGCTGTCAAAGTGAACAGCCCATTAGTAAACAGCACAGAAATGAAAGATCCACATGGGCAGCAACAAAATACACTGTCAACAAATGCTGCATTCCATTTACCTTGGAATGTCAAATGTCGGAACTCGTCACACCGAGTTGATCACGTTCCAGTACATGAGTTGGAAAACCAAAATGGATGTGTCTGTTGTTAGCAATGCCAGTtgattaaaacacataaaaagcaGTATTTTATACACATAATACCAAATTTTCATATCCACAGATAGAGGCTGGATGGTATCGTGCATTCATTGAGACACAAACAACCAGAAgtgttaataaacaaaatattaccaCTTTTTCGCTTACTGTTAATGTGCTAAAAAGCCATTTTGGATTCTGAAATCTGGGTTTCTGATTTGAAAATCTGACTTGAGGAGGTGTTCCAACTAAAAGTGCAAGTCACAAGGCCAGTTCTTACCAACACAAATGTTCAACACAAAACATTTATGTTTACTTTTTGGCAGTAGTTGACACTTACATAAAGCGGAAATATAGCCATAACCCTAGTTTCTGTTTTAAAACACTCTCTGGCCACACTAGAATTTTTAAgcattttccaaaataaaagttctcaTCCACGTAAGAAAACAttctttttgttttacttcatgtGTAAAGCCTGTATAGCCTGGAATATTCATTATACATTTCATGCTATTCTTTTGGCAGGATCATTTTATTTAGGAAAACATCTCACCATTCATTGACGCGTTCAGGTACCATTCACTCACGATTGTATATCTGCAAACAGCAATCGCGAGTAAAATTTCTGTCATCTTTGCAGGACTGTGATATGAAGAGTGTACAGAGTAACACATCTGTAGCAATAGTGTGAAAGTGAATACCACATAACAGGCATAATACCGGTATAATCATAGCTATATATCAATATAATATGCGTCACATGACTAAACATGCGTCATAGttttcaaaagcctctgttttcacagtccatactGTACAACTCGAAAATTgcgttttcaaatgtatccatTTTGGAGAGCATTTTCAAAAAGCTCAGTTTTTCAAAAATGCCATATCAGTGTGGACGGAAGGCCAAAACGAAGAGAAAAAgtgcaatttaaaatgaaaatgtattagtgTGGACAAGACCTAAATGAGAAGAAAGGCATTTTTAGCTGTCATAACTTTTTGGAATGCGTATTAGCCTGTTAGCCTATCCTATACTAAACATTAACATGCAATTacacattttatgtgtttttgtttgctcCGCTATTAAACAGCTATATTCTCAGGTCCTACCTAAACTCAAGTCATTGAGTAAATTGAATGCATCACTGCTCTGTATCTGAAGGATTCGTACAAAACTGCTTTAGAATTTAGACAGTGTAATGTTACTGGCTGCCTTGTGCAACAGCCTTCTATACTGTCTAAGCTGGAAACAGCACCACATGCCCCGAACAAACACTAACAATATAACATTAATTCTAGTGCTTTTTCAAAAACCACTGCACCTGTCTTGCATGCTCAGTACTGTACTGCACTTGCTTCCTTAGTcatgaaatgctgttctttttccaGCTTACTTTTAATGTACCGCTCGAGGAGTTCAACGTCAGCATCTTCAGACTCTAGACAGGCTGTAATCATTGACTCTTCAATGTGTGCCAC harbors:
- the LOC127956350 gene encoding zona pellucida sperm-binding protein 4, which produces MMAVRWCLVQVLALCAFCHAGPQWRSSPQKSQVQMLQQADKRLQSNQQYSHRFPLQKPVAQAEPLDKCAVTDSEQIQCGQPGISATECEAIKCCSNGQQCYYGKAVTVQCIRDGQFVVVVAKDTTLPRLSLDSVHLLGSDPPCAPVGSTASFAIYQFPVSACGTRMMEDNGYVVYENQMTSSYEVGVGPLGSITRDSHFELLFQCRYYGSSVEALVVEVNTVPPPPPVAAPGPLRMELRLANGQCVTKGCAEGDEAYTSYYSDADYPVTKVLREPVYVEVRILERTDPNIALMLGHCWATSTPSPLSLPQWDLLVDGCPYRDDRYLTTLVPVTGSSGLQFPTHYKRFIVKMFTFVDQTSMAPLQETIFIHCSAAVCQLSSGSCQQSCNRKRRDTHDKTISSEQTVVSSREVTLVL